The Kiritimatiellia bacterium genome has a window encoding:
- a CDS encoding ATP-dependent helicase, whose amino-acid sequence MESELNPEQIAAVQAPDGPLLVLAAAGTGKTRTLVYRVAHLVGRAVEPRRILLLTFTNKAAREMLERARNIVGPEVSGLWSGTFHHLANRILRRHAHLLGFALDFTILDRDDSRGLMRACLKELKLTDRQFPRAEVLLALLGGAVNRRVDPEEAAAACFKDHPVDISDVLRVLALYGEKKRGLNAMDFDDLLVNSYELFRCHPEPLAKYREQFLYIMVDEYQDTSLIQSDMVDLLAAGRRNIMVVGDDFQSIYSWRGANYRNILTFPERYPDARQFKLETNYRSVPEILTLANACIAGNPRQYQKTLRATRPPYSRPTFAVLRDGAHQARYVIAEIQRLRRAGLAWRDMAVLYRAHYHAMELQLELARAQIPFAVMSGVRFFEQAHVKDACSLLRVMHNQRDKLAFVRLLGLLPGVGEKTAAKCWDKLGGNFAVGREEQRRLLATLVPAAARAAWEKIAGLLEEYPGGKEPSAPPRRAGGQKHDPGKVILDFVSRFYDEYLLETYDDHERRLEDLSGLSGFLAEFDSVEEFLNEVALVTNLDADLDRMDRAAADCLRLSTVHQAKGLEWRAVFILWAAEGMFPSARSLNEAGGDEEERRLFYVAVTRAKDDLFFCFPSVRRNTDGGVNFMNPSRFLVEVPPESLKTEQIGFIA is encoded by the coding sequence TTGGAATCAGAGCTTAATCCCGAACAGATTGCCGCGGTGCAGGCGCCGGACGGCCCTCTGCTGGTGCTGGCCGCGGCCGGCACCGGCAAGACCCGCACGCTGGTCTACCGCGTGGCGCATCTCGTCGGCCGCGCGGTTGAGCCCCGGCGCATCCTGCTGCTGACCTTCACCAATAAGGCCGCCCGCGAAATGCTGGAGCGCGCCAGGAATATTGTCGGCCCGGAAGTGAGCGGGCTCTGGAGCGGCACTTTTCATCACCTGGCCAACCGCATTTTGCGCCGCCACGCCCATTTGCTCGGCTTTGCGCTTGATTTCACGATTCTTGACCGGGATGATTCCCGCGGCCTCATGCGCGCCTGTCTCAAGGAGCTCAAATTGACCGACCGCCAGTTTCCGCGCGCGGAAGTGCTCCTGGCGCTTTTGGGCGGCGCGGTCAACCGGCGCGTTGATCCGGAGGAAGCGGCCGCCGCGTGTTTTAAGGATCATCCCGTGGATATTAGCGACGTGCTGCGCGTCCTGGCCTTGTACGGCGAAAAGAAACGCGGCCTCAACGCCATGGATTTTGACGATTTGCTCGTCAACTCTTACGAGCTTTTCCGTTGCCACCCGGAACCTCTGGCAAAATACCGGGAACAGTTTTTGTATATCATGGTGGATGAATATCAGGATACCAGCCTGATTCAATCCGACATGGTTGACCTGCTGGCGGCCGGCCGCCGCAATATCATGGTTGTGGGCGATGATTTTCAAAGCATCTATTCCTGGCGCGGCGCCAATTACCGCAACATTCTCACCTTTCCCGAACGCTATCCGGACGCCCGGCAGTTCAAGTTGGAAACCAATTACCGTAGCGTGCCTGAAATCCTGACGCTGGCCAACGCCTGCATTGCCGGTAATCCGCGCCAATATCAGAAAACTTTACGCGCCACCCGTCCTCCTTACTCCCGGCCGACCTTCGCCGTTTTGCGCGACGGCGCCCACCAGGCGCGTTATGTCATTGCGGAAATCCAGCGCCTGCGCCGCGCCGGCCTTGCCTGGCGCGACATGGCCGTTCTTTACCGCGCGCATTACCACGCCATGGAGCTCCAGCTTGAACTGGCGCGCGCGCAGATTCCGTTCGCGGTCATGTCCGGCGTAAGGTTTTTTGAGCAGGCCCACGTCAAGGACGCCTGTTCCCTTCTGCGCGTCATGCACAACCAGAGGGACAAGCTGGCCTTTGTGAGACTGTTGGGTCTCCTGCCGGGGGTCGGGGAAAAGACGGCGGCCAAATGCTGGGACAAGCTCGGCGGAAACTTCGCGGTTGGCCGCGAAGAACAGCGGCGGTTGCTTGCAACACTGGTGCCGGCCGCGGCCCGGGCGGCCTGGGAAAAAATCGCCGGATTGCTGGAGGAATATCCGGGGGGAAAAGAGCCGTCCGCGCCGCCGCGCCGCGCCGGCGGCCAGAAGCATGACCCCGGCAAAGTGATCCTGGATTTTGTCAGCAGGTTTTACGACGAATATCTGCTGGAAACCTACGACGACCATGAGCGCCGGCTGGAAGATTTGAGCGGGCTTTCCGGTTTTCTGGCCGAATTTGATTCTGTTGAGGAGTTCCTGAACGAAGTGGCGCTGGTTACCAATCTGGACGCCGACCTGGACCGCATGGACCGGGCGGCGGCGGATTGTCTGAGGTTGAGCACCGTGCATCAGGCCAAGGGACTGGAATGGCGCGCCGTGTTTATTCTCTGGGCCGCGGAGGGCATGTTTCCTTCCGCCCGTTCTTTGAACGAGGCGGGCGGCGACGAGGAGGAACGCCGTCTTTTTTACGTGGCGGTTACGCGCGCCAAGGACGATCTTTTCTTCTGCTTTCCGTCCGTCCGCCGCAACACGGACGGCGGCGTCAACTTCATGAACCCATCCAGATTTCTGGTGGAGGTTCCGCCGGAAAGCCTGAAAACGGAACAAATCGGTTTTATCGCTTGA
- a CDS encoding AraC family transcriptional regulator, with translation MGKVKTWIPAKFLFPPFQLVSWVKYPPRCGGASHTHAMFQVLIVIAGAFHLADPDGKKMSAGPGECLVMPPGKPHAWASGESACEVLQILHRPLLLENYGDLSVLFGRPDAGWHKVKIGRKIAEEISGRLKAEFSVTRPADSILVFVYLLEIFSLVLRNFCREKGVSPGTRQGEIAAQRALVYIQEHYCEKLSLPALARVARLSASRFSEVFRDKTGCSPVKYLNKYRMERAGIILAHTGLSVKEVAERLGFESIHYFSRAFKRHFGRSPSAFPLKTGRAAKSGP, from the coding sequence ATGGGCAAAGTTAAAACATGGATTCCGGCTAAATTTCTGTTTCCCCCGTTTCAACTTGTCAGCTGGGTAAAATATCCGCCCCGCTGCGGCGGAGCGTCCCACACCCACGCGATGTTTCAAGTGCTCATTGTGATTGCCGGCGCTTTTCATCTGGCCGATCCCGATGGAAAGAAAATGAGCGCCGGGCCGGGGGAATGCCTGGTGATGCCGCCCGGCAAGCCGCACGCCTGGGCGTCCGGCGAAAGCGCCTGCGAGGTTTTGCAGATATTGCACCGTCCGCTGCTCCTTGAAAATTACGGCGACCTTTCGGTTTTATTCGGCCGGCCGGATGCCGGTTGGCACAAAGTGAAAATCGGCCGGAAAATCGCGGAAGAAATTTCGGGCCGTCTTAAGGCGGAGTTCAGCGTCACGCGGCCCGCCGACAGCATCCTGGTGTTTGTCTACCTGCTGGAGATATTTTCGTTGGTATTACGGAATTTCTGCCGCGAAAAGGGGGTTTCGCCCGGAACAAGGCAGGGTGAAATCGCGGCGCAAAGGGCCTTGGTTTATATCCAGGAGCATTACTGTGAAAAACTATCCCTCCCTGCTCTTGCGCGGGTAGCGCGCCTGAGCGCAAGCCGTTTTTCCGAGGTATTCCGGGATAAAACGGGCTGTTCGCCCGTAAAATATCTGAACAAATACAGGATGGAAAGGGCCGGAATTATTCTGGCCCACACCGGCTTGTCCGTAAAAGAAGTTGCCGAACGGCTCGGTTTTGAATCCATTCATTATTTCAGCCGGGCTTTTAAACGGCATTTCGGGCGCAGTCCTTCGGCTTTTCCGCTGAAAACGGGCCGCGCCGCAAAAAGCGGCCCGTAA
- a CDS encoding 4Fe-4S dicluster domain-containing protein, whose protein sequence is MMYKLDITRLDDFLSAISTGRDVFALEESAGQYHLTRADSWQPGRHTLGAFRQVEPLKTLVFRPREFLGEIGRSRPEAVMPERIVIGVKNCDLSALKIHDHVFLNTEPADPLYREAREKTIIISCDCSAAREVCFCPAVGEQPYPKAGFDINISPTEHGYLVEAGSARGRQLLEKAGKFLAAADDALLKERDRNRRELTRKVCAQAEQNGLACGADLRRAVEKSQGGKIWDDFALDCVECGACNLICCTCHCFLLADGESKNKAFARVKQWDACLYKNFAAVAGGANPRRHRAERLYNRFEKKFSFFPEILGIYACDGCGRCVEACTGKIDIRKVLGRAVHEL, encoded by the coding sequence ATGATGTATAAACTGGACATAACCAGGCTGGATGATTTTTTAAGCGCCATTTCGACGGGGCGCGATGTTTTCGCGCTTGAAGAAAGCGCGGGGCAGTATCATTTGACGCGCGCCGATTCGTGGCAGCCCGGCCGGCATACTTTGGGCGCGTTTCGCCAGGTGGAGCCCCTGAAAACGCTGGTGTTCCGTCCCCGCGAGTTTCTCGGGGAAATCGGCCGTTCCCGGCCGGAGGCGGTTATGCCGGAACGCATCGTAATCGGCGTGAAAAACTGCGACCTTTCCGCCCTCAAAATCCACGATCATGTTTTTCTCAACACGGAACCCGCGGACCCGCTTTACCGGGAAGCCCGTGAAAAAACCATAATAATTTCCTGCGATTGCTCCGCCGCGCGCGAAGTGTGTTTTTGTCCGGCGGTCGGGGAACAGCCCTATCCGAAAGCCGGCTTTGACATCAATATTTCGCCGACCGAGCATGGGTATCTCGTGGAGGCGGGCAGCGCGCGCGGCCGGCAATTGCTGGAGAAGGCCGGAAAATTTCTTGCCGCCGCCGATGACGCGCTCCTTAAAGAGCGCGACCGGAACCGCCGGGAACTCACCCGGAAAGTTTGCGCGCAGGCCGAGCAAAACGGGCTGGCTTGCGGCGCCGACCTGCGCCGCGCGGTTGAAAAATCGCAGGGGGGAAAAATATGGGACGACTTTGCGCTGGATTGCGTTGAGTGCGGCGCCTGCAACCTGATCTGCTGCACCTGCCACTGTTTCCTGCTGGCCGACGGCGAAAGTAAAAACAAGGCCTTTGCCCGCGTAAAACAATGGGACGCTTGTCTTTACAAGAATTTTGCCGCGGTCGCCGGCGGGGCCAATCCACGCCGCCACCGGGCCGAGCGGCTGTATAACCGGTTTGAAAAAAAATTCAGTTTCTTTCCCGAAATCCTCGGAATTTACGCCTGCGACGGCTGCGGACGCTGCGTTGAGGCCTGCACGGGCAAGATTGACATACGCAAGGTGCTGGGGAGAGCCGTTCATGAGTTGTAA
- a CDS encoding FAD/NAD(P)-binding protein — MSCNPYMPVPAILEKVIQETSNIKTFLVRPAKPLVFKAGQFVELTVPGTGEAPFTPSSSPAESEKIELTIMRVGKVTEKLHALKPGAELAVRGPLGQPYPLAKYHGKEILIVGGGVGLAPLRALLFALLEEVDKYKKIIVRYGARTPADIVYRKAVEESWGRKDLDVMITVDKSDADWKGNEGVVTTILGPKKLTCNPGEGVAVVCGPPIMMKFATLEILKLGYAPENIYLSMEKNMSCGIGKCGHCRLGPYYACKDGPVFTYDRVKNLNKIWD, encoded by the coding sequence ATGAGTTGTAACCCTTACATGCCGGTTCCGGCCATACTGGAAAAGGTGATTCAGGAAACTTCCAACATCAAGACTTTCCTGGTGCGGCCGGCCAAACCGCTTGTCTTCAAGGCCGGCCAGTTTGTGGAATTAACCGTGCCCGGGACGGGCGAGGCGCCCTTCACGCCCTCTTCTTCGCCGGCGGAGAGCGAAAAAATTGAGCTCACCATCATGCGCGTGGGAAAAGTGACCGAAAAACTGCACGCCCTGAAGCCCGGCGCGGAGCTGGCCGTCCGCGGTCCGCTCGGCCAGCCGTATCCCCTGGCAAAATATCACGGAAAGGAAATTCTGATCGTGGGCGGCGGCGTCGGCCTGGCGCCCTTGCGGGCCCTGCTCTTTGCGCTGCTGGAAGAGGTTGACAAATACAAGAAAATAATTGTCCGTTACGGCGCCCGGACCCCGGCTGACATAGTTTACCGCAAGGCGGTTGAGGAAAGCTGGGGCCGAAAGGACTTGGACGTCATGATCACCGTTGACAAAAGCGATGCGGACTGGAAAGGCAATGAAGGCGTGGTAACGACCATCCTCGGGCCGAAGAAACTGACCTGCAACCCCGGCGAGGGGGTGGCCGTGGTCTGCGGACCGCCGATCATGATGAAATTTGCGACCCTGGAAATATTAAAACTGGGTTACGCGCCGGAAAACATTTACCTTTCCATGGAAAAAAACATGAGCTGCGGTATCGGGAAATGCGGGCATTGCCGCCTCGGCCCTTATTACGCCTGTAAGGACGGCCCCGTGTTCACCTATGACCGCGTGAAAAATCTGAATAAAATCTGGGACTGA
- a CDS encoding 4Fe-4S binding protein, translating to MAKRLFIDLNKCDGCDKCAVKCAYFYRSQAADHGVLALREMAAFALVCRRCEDPSCVAACKFEALERQGDGVLKRHNLRCVSCKSCSHACPFGTIYPETLPFYVSACDFCAAADGGETPCVISCAKKAIEFREVEESPKDGVFLIGERLAVRAPRWDKKDV from the coding sequence GTGGCAAAACGATTGTTCATAGACCTGAACAAGTGCGACGGCTGCGATAAGTGCGCGGTGAAATGCGCGTACTTTTACCGTTCGCAGGCGGCCGATCACGGCGTCCTCGCCTTGCGCGAAATGGCGGCCTTTGCCCTGGTCTGCCGCCGCTGCGAGGATCCCAGCTGTGTGGCGGCCTGCAAATTTGAGGCATTGGAGCGGCAGGGCGACGGTGTGCTGAAGCGCCATAACCTGCGCTGCGTGAGCTGTAAAAGCTGCAGCCATGCCTGTCCTTTCGGGACCATTTACCCCGAAACGCTGCCGTTTTATGTCAGTGCGTGCGATTTCTGCGCCGCAGCGGACGGCGGGGAGACGCCGTGCGTGATCAGCTGCGCAAAGAAAGCCATTGAGTTCAGGGAAGTGGAAGAGTCGCCCAAGGACGGTGTTTTCCTGATCGGCGAGCGCCTCGCAGTGCGGGCGCCGCGCTGGGACAAGAAGGATGTGTAG
- a CDS encoding NADH-quinone oxidoreductase subunit H, whose translation MNIFYLILQVLVFPGLLFAAAAGLATSWVDRKVTAYVQMRVGPPFLQPFYDVLKLMIKETCVPAGAARWLFLSAPLLGMAGAALASMLIWRAFLPLGQTFSGDIIVILYLLTMPAVSVIIGSFAAQNPLASLGGSREIKLLLSYELPFVLAILVPVVQTQSIRFSDLLAAAPAVYAPSGVIALVVAVVCMQAKLTLVPFDAPEAETELAGGAYLEYSGPPLGIIKLTRAMMLFIMPLFLVAVFCGGIVFDKGWLPVLGGVLKYLGLVVLVILIRNTAPRVRIDQAVRFFWGPATLAALAAVLAAMIGW comes from the coding sequence ATGAATATTTTTTATCTGATTTTACAGGTGTTGGTTTTTCCGGGGCTGTTGTTTGCCGCCGCAGCGGGGCTGGCGACGAGCTGGGTGGACCGGAAGGTTACCGCGTATGTTCAGATGCGCGTCGGCCCGCCTTTTCTCCAGCCGTTTTACGACGTGCTCAAGCTGATGATCAAGGAAACCTGCGTGCCGGCCGGCGCGGCGCGCTGGCTTTTCCTTTCGGCCCCGTTGCTCGGCATGGCGGGCGCGGCGCTGGCCTCAATGTTGATCTGGCGGGCGTTTCTCCCGCTCGGGCAGACTTTCAGCGGCGATATCATCGTGATTCTGTACCTGCTCACCATGCCCGCCGTTTCCGTGATCATCGGCTCGTTCGCCGCCCAAAACCCGCTGGCCTCGCTCGGCGGCAGCCGGGAGATAAAACTCCTGCTTTCGTATGAGCTTCCGTTTGTCCTGGCCATCCTGGTGCCGGTTGTCCAGACGCAAAGCATCCGGTTTTCCGACCTGCTGGCGGCGGCTCCGGCGGTCTATGCGCCTTCCGGCGTCATCGCGCTGGTGGTTGCGGTTGTCTGCATGCAGGCCAAGCTGACGCTGGTGCCTTTTGACGCCCCCGAGGCCGAGACGGAACTGGCGGGGGGCGCCTACCTGGAATATTCGGGCCCGCCGCTGGGGATTATTAAATTGACGCGCGCCATGATGCTTTTCATAATGCCGCTTTTCTTGGTGGCGGTTTTCTGCGGCGGAATTGTTTTTGACAAGGGCTGGCTGCCGGTCTTGGGCGGAGTTCTGAAATACCTGGGGCTGGTGGTGCTGGTGATTTTAATCCGCAACACGGCGCCGCGGGTCCGGATTGACCAGGCGGTCAGGTTTTTCTGGGGGCCGGCGACCCTCGCCGCCTTGGCGGCGGTTCTGGCCGCAATGATCGGATGGTGA
- the nuoB gene encoding NADH-quinone oxidoreductase subunit NuoB, which translates to MGFAVNILTRSLNVFHLGGSACNNCDIEILDTLTPRYDLERFGITLVGSIRHADVLLVSGIFNKKAAVRLKRVYQQAPRPIFVVAIGSCACTGNMFQKSYNWDVPLDQYIPVDIYLPGCPPKPEAMIMAILKLVNKLRGAPPDASAGKSRAAKQKRGA; encoded by the coding sequence ATGGGGTTTGCCGTAAATATTCTTACAAGATCGCTGAACGTGTTTCACCTCGGCGGCAGCGCGTGCAACAACTGCGACATTGAGATTCTGGATACGCTTACGCCGCGTTATGATCTGGAACGGTTCGGCATCACGCTTGTCGGCAGTATCCGGCACGCGGATGTTCTCCTGGTCAGCGGCATTTTCAACAAGAAAGCCGCCGTCCGTCTGAAACGGGTATATCAGCAGGCGCCCCGGCCGATTTTTGTCGTTGCGATCGGCTCCTGCGCCTGTACCGGTAACATGTTCCAGAAATCGTACAACTGGGACGTTCCCCTTGACCAATATATTCCCGTTGATATTTATCTGCCGGGCTGTCCGCCCAAGCCCGAGGCGATGATTATGGCAATTCTAAAACTGGTAAACAAATTGCGCGGCGCGCCGCCGGATGCGTCCGCCGGCAAAAGCCGCGCCGCCAAACAGAAGAGAGGCGCATGA
- a CDS encoding NADH-quinone oxidoreductase subunit C: protein MKREEIISLIREKLEGKIINWTEKSPRRIYVEARPEDIPEISRCLFRDLEARFSIATGTDTPSAMEVLYHWAFDQCGMFFSVRTKLNREKPEIESITAICRGAEWIEREMWELLGITFHNHPDMRHLLLSDDWPAGKYPLRRDYVR from the coding sequence ATGAAAAGGGAAGAAATAATCAGCCTGATCAGGGAAAAACTGGAAGGCAAAATCATCAATTGGACCGAAAAGTCCCCCCGGCGGATATATGTTGAAGCCAGGCCGGAGGATATCCCCGAAATATCCCGCTGTTTGTTCCGCGATCTGGAGGCGCGTTTTTCAATCGCCACCGGCACGGACACGCCCTCGGCCATGGAAGTGCTTTATCACTGGGCCTTTGACCAGTGCGGGATGTTTTTCAGCGTGCGCACGAAGTTGAACCGGGAAAAACCGGAGATTGAATCCATTACCGCGATTTGCAGGGGCGCGGAATGGATTGAACGGGAGATGTGGGAACTGCTGGGCATCACCTTTCATAATCACCCGGACATGCGCCACCTGCTTTTGAGCGATGACTGGCCCGCGGGCAAATATCCGCTGCGGCGGGATTATGTGCGGTAA
- a CDS encoding nickel-dependent hydrogenase large subunit, translated as MAKTTIIPIGPYHPLQEEPEFFRLHVEGEKVVGLDIEIGYNHRGIEKLSESKTYEQTVFLVERICGICSTSHPLACVQAVEDAGEVKVPERALYIRSVIGELERLHSHLLWLGLAGHFLGFNTVWMWAWRYRETVLELFELITGNRNHYGMMKPGGVRRDIRTEDLPAIKKMVANLKGPLCLFRDAVTDDPLIHARLQGVGTLTKQQAIDYCALGPTARASGVARDVRKDHPHLAYGRVDWNIITAKNGDVFDKAMVRILEMLESVKIIEQCLEALKTVSGPIDANPKSIKPGEGIGTYEAPRGEVIHYILSDGGNRPARHKIRAPSFMNVATNQTTVIGHSVADATIILAAVDPCYCCTERMAAVDAGSGRRICSSGELIRLSQEKTARLKKELGLEGPRLAIKA; from the coding sequence ATGGCAAAGACAACCATAATACCAATCGGCCCTTATCACCCGCTCCAGGAGGAGCCGGAGTTTTTCAGGCTTCACGTGGAGGGCGAGAAAGTCGTCGGCCTGGATATTGAGATCGGCTATAATCACCGCGGGATTGAAAAACTGTCGGAATCCAAGACGTACGAGCAGACCGTTTTCCTCGTGGAGCGGATCTGCGGCATCTGTTCCACTTCCCATCCGCTGGCCTGTGTGCAGGCCGTTGAGGACGCCGGCGAGGTAAAAGTGCCGGAACGCGCGCTTTACATCCGGTCCGTGATCGGGGAACTGGAGCGCCTGCACTCGCATTTGCTCTGGCTGGGGCTGGCGGGGCATTTCCTGGGGTTCAATACGGTCTGGATGTGGGCCTGGCGCTACCGCGAGACGGTGCTTGAGCTGTTTGAATTGATCACGGGCAACCGCAATCATTACGGCATGATGAAACCCGGCGGCGTGCGGCGCGACATCAGGACGGAAGACCTTCCCGCCATTAAAAAAATGGTGGCCAATCTCAAGGGGCCGCTCTGTCTTTTCAGGGATGCGGTGACGGACGATCCCCTCATTCACGCCCGTCTGCAGGGGGTCGGGACGCTCACAAAACAACAGGCCATTGACTATTGCGCGTTGGGCCCGACTGCCCGGGCTTCCGGCGTGGCCCGGGACGTCCGCAAGGACCATCCCCACCTGGCGTATGGACGCGTTGACTGGAACATCATCACCGCAAAGAACGGCGATGTTTTTGACAAAGCCATGGTGCGGATACTGGAGATGCTTGAATCCGTGAAAATCATTGAACAGTGCCTGGAGGCGCTGAAAACCGTGTCCGGGCCCATTGATGCCAATCCGAAATCAATCAAGCCCGGAGAAGGCATCGGCACCTACGAGGCGCCGCGGGGGGAAGTGATCCATTATATTCTCAGCGACGGCGGCAACCGTCCTGCGCGGCACAAAATCCGGGCGCCAAGTTTTATGAACGTCGCCACTAACCAGACGACCGTGATCGGTCATTCGGTGGCGGATGCCACCATCATCCTGGCGGCGGTTGATCCCTGTTATTGCTGCACGGAGCGCATGGCCGCCGTTGACGCCGGCAGCGGCCGGCGGATTTGCTCATCCGGCGAATTAATCCGCCTGTCGCAGGAAAAAACCGCCAGGCTGAAAAAGGAGTTGGGGCTGGAAGGCCCGCGGCTTGCAATAAAAGCGTAA